One stretch of Armigeres subalbatus isolate Guangzhou_Male chromosome 2, GZ_Asu_2, whole genome shotgun sequence DNA includes these proteins:
- the LOC134213267 gene encoding ATP-dependent zinc metalloprotease YME1L isoform X1 — translation MFTVNTHQHQLLFHLSQITPRHSNIALKKQNRHHVANAPGKEASFLAQQDPFLPRLKQSLVKFYTDSFRQSIEEPQSAPACEMFELKLPRRIERSLQKHFSNIQVLTSSREDVPWSISLTPKARKGCREPPQQETVSFSGQTVKQIVRSLLTQNGGAYHNLAWVQQRGFKTVRSVSAEQKRNPGLFTRVKDTLDTDSSIAAAPAPQISHKYEPVPFNAQTISPQQYSEPFNKLLNEVNDPTIPDEQKQRLKIAFAEGYLTATHPDHANRSGKAMRYLKVLQQLLIIVVFIGIFISLFVSTNGSVFSRIQIGNQVEVDPEDISVTFEDVKGCDEAKQELKEVVEFLKNPDKFSNLGGKLPKGVLLVGPPGTGKTLLARAVAGEAGVPFFHAAGPEFDEVLVGQGARRVRDLFKAAKERAPCVIFIDEIDSVGAKRTNSVLHPYANQTINQLLSEMDGFQQNEGVIVLGATNRRDDLDQALLRPGRFDVEVVVPTPDFTGRKEILTHYLSKILSKEINVDQLARGTTGFTGADIENMVNQAALRAAIDGAETVTMKHLENARDKVLMGPERKSRLPDEEANKITAYHEGGHAIVAYYTKESHPLHKVTIMPRGPSLGHTAYIPEKERYHVTKQQLLAMMDTMMGGRAAEELIFGADKITSGASSDLKQATSIASHMVRDWGMSEKVGLRTIESSKGFGAAPEVLSPSTVEGVDNEIKKILNDSYERAKTILKQHAKEHKALAEALLKYETLDAEDIKAILGGEKMPVEEH, via the exons ATGTTTACAGTAAACACACATCAGCAC CAACTGCTGTTTCATCTCTCGCAAATCACACCGCGCCATAGTAATATCGCTTTGAAGAAGCAAAACAGGCACCATGTTGCCAATGCGCCAGGAAAGGAAGCATCCTTTCTGGCCCAACAGGATCCGTTTCTGCCAAGACTGAAGCAATCACTGGTGAAATTCTACACTGACAGCTTCCGGCAGTCGATCGAAGAACCTCAGTCGGCGCCCGCATGTGAAATGTTCGAGCTTAAACTACCTCGTAGGATTGAGCGTAGTCTTCAGAAACACTTCAGCAATATTCAGGTGTTAACCAGCAGCCGTGAGGACGTTCCCTGGAGCATAAGTCTTACGCCTAAGGCGCGTAAAGGATGTCGGGAACCGCCACAGCAGGAGACCGTCAGCTTCAGTGGTCAGACGGTCAAGCAGATTGTGCGCAGCTTGCTGACGCAGAACGGTGGCGCCTACCACAATCTAGCGTGGGTACAACAGCGCGGTTTTAAAACGGTTCGATCCGTTAGTGCAGAGCAGAAGAGAAATCCTGGACTGTTCACGCGAGTTAAGgatacgttgg ATACCGATTCTTCAATTGCAGCTGCACCGGCTCCGCAGATTTCCCACAAATATGAACCGGTTCCGTTCAATGCCCAAACGATCAGCCCTCAGCAGTACAGCGAACCGTTCAACAAGCTGCTGAACGAAGTCAATGACCCCACGATACCGGACGAACAGAAGCAACGGTTGAAGATCGCGTTCGCCGAGGGCTATCTCACGGCGACCCATCCGGACCATGCGAACCGTTCCGGCAAAGCGATGCGCTATCTGAAGGTCCTGCAGCAGTTGCTGATCATTGTCGTGTTCATCGGGATCTTCATCAGCCTGTTCGTCTCGACCAACGGGTCCGTTTTTAG TAGAATACAAATCGGCAACCAGGTCGAGGTGGACCCGGAGGACATCTCGGTGACGTTTGAGGACGTTAAGGGTTGCGACGAGGCCAAGCAGGAACTGAAGGAGGTGGTCGAGTTCCTGAAGAACCCGGACAAGTTCAGCAACCTTGGCGGAAAGTTGCCGAAGGGTGTCCTGCTGGTGGGTCCACCCGGCACGGGAAAAACACTACTGGCACGGGCCGTGGCCGGCGAAGCTGGGGTTCCCTTTTTCCACGCGGCCGGGCCGGAGTTCGACGAGGTACTCGTCGGGCAGGGAGCGCGTCGAGTGCGCGATTTGTTTA AGGCAGCCAAGGAACGGGCTCCGTGCGTTATTTTCATCGACGAAATTGACTCGGTTGGTGCCAAGCGTACCAACTCCGTGCTGCATCCGTATGCCAATCAGACAATAAATCAGCTGTTATCGGAAATGGACGGCTTCCAGCAGAACGAAGGAGTTATTGTGCTGGGAGCGACGAACCGCAGGGATGATTTGGATCAAGCTCTGCTGAGACCGGGTCGTTTTGACGTGGAAGTGGTAGTTCCGACGCCGGACTTTACCGGACGGAAGGAGATCCTCACGCACTATTTGAGTAAGATCTTGAGCAAAGAGATCAATGTTGATCAACTGGCCAGGGGTACGACCGGTTTCACGGGAGCGGATATTGAGAACATGGTCAACCAGGCTGCTTTGAG AGCCGCTATCGATGGAGCCGAAACAGTGACGATGAAGCATCTTGAAAATGCCAGAGATAAGGTACTTATGGGACCGGAGCGAAAATCTCGCCTGCCGGACGAGGAGGCCAACAAAATTACGGCGTATCACGAAGGAGGACATGCTATTGTTGCCTACTATACAAAG GAGTCCCATCCCCTGCATAAAGTAACAATCATGCCGCGAGGACCATCGCTCGGCCACACAGCTTACATCCCGGAGAAGGAGCGTTATCACGTCACCAAGCAACAACTGCTGGCCATGATGGACACGATGATGGGTGGCCGAGCGGCTGAGGAACTTATTTTCGGAGCCGACAAAATCACGTCCG GTGCGAGCAGCGATCTGAAACAGGCGACTTCCATCGCGTCGCACATGGTCCGCGACTGGGGTATGTCGGAGAAAGTTGGTCTGCGCACCATCGAATCATCCAAAGGTTTTGGCGCCGCCCCGGAGGTCCTGTCTCCATCCACCGTGGAAGGCGTCGacaacgaaatcaagaaaatttTAAACGACAGCTACGAGCGGGCCAAGACGATCCTCAAGCAGCACGCCAAGGAACACAAAGCGCTGGCAGAAGCGCTGCTCAAGTACGAAACGCTAGACGCCGAAGACATCAAGGCTATTCTCGGTGGAGAGAAGATGCCGGTGGAAGAACACTAA
- the LOC134217519 gene encoding uncharacterized protein LOC134217519, producing the protein MACCIFKNCFNRPTPFSKVTFFNVPKDSRRQLWLERSGNEQVQNLPLTSRRVVCEAHFEEHHLRRQFHRTTLSRDAVPISHETVFHLVQEDSPPVSERTGEQVALRLCQEKTETDVREVPNGSVNEHEWVEDHLSEDETELLEIEYMEETENASQEVYQVQDESKAELLFETIATQTDTPETATKQTETQDVLESPPCKKHKPNESVKLTTDRATNTDEIPIKQERVQSPPVEDVIQTTEQSTQTEAREVQPPAEVKQKTEEEYFLLSLAEPLQRLPPEKRAMAKVKMLTYLVQLGCGMDNAQL; encoded by the exons ATGGCGTGctgtattttcaaaaactgtttcaACCGTCCGACACCGTTCTCGAAAGTCACATTTTTCAATGTGCCCAAGGACAGCAGGCGCCAACTGTGGCTGGAACGATCCGGCAACGAGCAAGTTCAAAATCTACCTCTGACGTCGCGGCGAGTTGTTTGTGAagcgcactttgaagagcaccATCTCCGGCGCCAATTCCATCGGACGACACTGAGCCGGGATGCGGTACCCATTAGTCATGAAACGGTGTTTCATTTAGTACAAGAGGATTCTCCGCCCGTATCGGAACGAACTGGCGAACAAGTTGCATTGCGATTGTGCCAAGAGAAAACGGAAACCGATGTTAGAGAGGTTCCCAATGGAAG CGTAAATGAACATGAGTGGGTTGAAGACCACTTGTCAGAAGACGAAACAGAGCTTTTGGAAATCGAATATATGGAGGAAACAGAAAACGCATCACAGGAAGTATACCAGGTTCAAGACGAATCCAAAGCGGAGCTACTTTTCGAAACCATTGCAACGCAAACAGATACCCCCGAAACAGCAACAAAGCAGACTGAAACCCAAGATGTCCTGGAAAGTCCTCCTTGTAAAAAACATAAGCCTAATGAATCGGTCAAACTGACTACCGATCGAGCAACTAATACAGATGAGATACCAATTAAACAAGAACGAGTGCAATCGCCTCCGGTTGAAGATGTCATTCAAACTACCGAGCAGTCTACGCAAACAGAAGCACGGGAGGTGCAACCGCCAGCTGAAGTTAAACAAAAAACGGAGGAGGAATATTTTCTACTTTCGTTGGCCGAACCATTGCAACGACTTCCACCGGAGAAGAGAGCCATGGCCAAGGTGAAAATGTTGACCTATCTGGTGCAACTTGGTTGTGGGATGGACAATGCCCAATTGTAG
- the LOC134210237 gene encoding 30 kDa salivary gland allergen Aed a 3-like — translation MKFFITSYVTCCLLIGSVLTWPLPEGEEVSTTGEADATTEASTDETSEAGTEDGNQTESTGENGDDGKETVTEGSGKDDRLNTYNKVNELLDKGTDVDKVDNGFLRSFLNNNLQSHLRVPIIDAVGLVGDFGKIAGCFTSMGSDVKKIVDEKLKSFTSCKQGKDSTDSKCSEDSATGGHFDQITSKIKECVSTNGKGK, via the coding sequence ATGAAATTCTTCATAACCTCATATGTGACATGCTGCCTTTTGATCGGCTCTGTTCTCACATGGCCGCTTCCAGAAGGTGAAGAAGTGAGCACAACTGGAGAGGCGGACGCAACTACAGAAGCATCAACAGATGAAACCAGTGAGGCGGGAACAGAAGACGGTAATCAAACGGAATCGACAGGTGAGAACGGCGATGATGGGAAAGAAACAGTAACCGAGGGCTCCGGAAAGGACGATCGCTTGAACACCTACAACAAGGTCAACGAACTGCTCGACAAGGGCACCGATGTGGACAAAGTAGACAACGGATTTCTACGCTCCTTCCTGAACAACAACCTGCAGTCGCACCTGAGGGTCCCAATAATCGATGCCGTTGGTTTGGTTGGCGATTTCGGCAAAATTGCCGGATGCTTCACCTCGATGGGGTCGGATGTGAAGAAGATTGTCGACGAGAAGTTGAAGTCCTTTACATCTTGTAAACAGGGGAAGGATAGTACGGATTCCAAATGTTCGGAAGACAGCGCAACTGGCGGACATTTCGATCAGATTACGTCGAAGATCAAGGAATGCGTTTCTACTAATGGGAAGGGAAAGTGA
- the LOC134213267 gene encoding ATP-dependent zinc metalloprotease YME1L isoform X2 → MFTVNTHQHQLLFHLSQITPRHSNIALKKQNRHHVANAPGKEASFLAQQDPFLPRLKQSLVKFYTDSFRQSIEEPQSAPACEMFELKLPRRIERSLQKHFSNIQVLTSSREDVPWSISLTPKARKGCREPPQQETVSFSGQTVKQIVRSLLTQNGGAYHNLAWVQQRGFKTVRSVSAEQKRNPGLFTRVKDTLDTDSSIAAAPAPQISHKYEPVPFNAQTISPQQYSEPFNKLLNEVNDPTIPDEQKQRLKIAFAEGYLTATHPDHANRSGKAMRYLKVLQQLLIIVVFIGIFISLFVSTNGSVFRIQIGNQVEVDPEDISVTFEDVKGCDEAKQELKEVVEFLKNPDKFSNLGGKLPKGVLLVGPPGTGKTLLARAVAGEAGVPFFHAAGPEFDEVLVGQGARRVRDLFKAAKERAPCVIFIDEIDSVGAKRTNSVLHPYANQTINQLLSEMDGFQQNEGVIVLGATNRRDDLDQALLRPGRFDVEVVVPTPDFTGRKEILTHYLSKILSKEINVDQLARGTTGFTGADIENMVNQAALRAAIDGAETVTMKHLENARDKVLMGPERKSRLPDEEANKITAYHEGGHAIVAYYTKESHPLHKVTIMPRGPSLGHTAYIPEKERYHVTKQQLLAMMDTMMGGRAAEELIFGADKITSGASSDLKQATSIASHMVRDWGMSEKVGLRTIESSKGFGAAPEVLSPSTVEGVDNEIKKILNDSYERAKTILKQHAKEHKALAEALLKYETLDAEDIKAILGGEKMPVEEH, encoded by the exons ATGTTTACAGTAAACACACATCAGCAC CAACTGCTGTTTCATCTCTCGCAAATCACACCGCGCCATAGTAATATCGCTTTGAAGAAGCAAAACAGGCACCATGTTGCCAATGCGCCAGGAAAGGAAGCATCCTTTCTGGCCCAACAGGATCCGTTTCTGCCAAGACTGAAGCAATCACTGGTGAAATTCTACACTGACAGCTTCCGGCAGTCGATCGAAGAACCTCAGTCGGCGCCCGCATGTGAAATGTTCGAGCTTAAACTACCTCGTAGGATTGAGCGTAGTCTTCAGAAACACTTCAGCAATATTCAGGTGTTAACCAGCAGCCGTGAGGACGTTCCCTGGAGCATAAGTCTTACGCCTAAGGCGCGTAAAGGATGTCGGGAACCGCCACAGCAGGAGACCGTCAGCTTCAGTGGTCAGACGGTCAAGCAGATTGTGCGCAGCTTGCTGACGCAGAACGGTGGCGCCTACCACAATCTAGCGTGGGTACAACAGCGCGGTTTTAAAACGGTTCGATCCGTTAGTGCAGAGCAGAAGAGAAATCCTGGACTGTTCACGCGAGTTAAGgatacgttgg ATACCGATTCTTCAATTGCAGCTGCACCGGCTCCGCAGATTTCCCACAAATATGAACCGGTTCCGTTCAATGCCCAAACGATCAGCCCTCAGCAGTACAGCGAACCGTTCAACAAGCTGCTGAACGAAGTCAATGACCCCACGATACCGGACGAACAGAAGCAACGGTTGAAGATCGCGTTCGCCGAGGGCTATCTCACGGCGACCCATCCGGACCATGCGAACCGTTCCGGCAAAGCGATGCGCTATCTGAAGGTCCTGCAGCAGTTGCTGATCATTGTCGTGTTCATCGGGATCTTCATCAGCCTGTTCGTCTCGACCAACGGGTCCGTTTTTAG AATACAAATCGGCAACCAGGTCGAGGTGGACCCGGAGGACATCTCGGTGACGTTTGAGGACGTTAAGGGTTGCGACGAGGCCAAGCAGGAACTGAAGGAGGTGGTCGAGTTCCTGAAGAACCCGGACAAGTTCAGCAACCTTGGCGGAAAGTTGCCGAAGGGTGTCCTGCTGGTGGGTCCACCCGGCACGGGAAAAACACTACTGGCACGGGCCGTGGCCGGCGAAGCTGGGGTTCCCTTTTTCCACGCGGCCGGGCCGGAGTTCGACGAGGTACTCGTCGGGCAGGGAGCGCGTCGAGTGCGCGATTTGTTTA AGGCAGCCAAGGAACGGGCTCCGTGCGTTATTTTCATCGACGAAATTGACTCGGTTGGTGCCAAGCGTACCAACTCCGTGCTGCATCCGTATGCCAATCAGACAATAAATCAGCTGTTATCGGAAATGGACGGCTTCCAGCAGAACGAAGGAGTTATTGTGCTGGGAGCGACGAACCGCAGGGATGATTTGGATCAAGCTCTGCTGAGACCGGGTCGTTTTGACGTGGAAGTGGTAGTTCCGACGCCGGACTTTACCGGACGGAAGGAGATCCTCACGCACTATTTGAGTAAGATCTTGAGCAAAGAGATCAATGTTGATCAACTGGCCAGGGGTACGACCGGTTTCACGGGAGCGGATATTGAGAACATGGTCAACCAGGCTGCTTTGAG AGCCGCTATCGATGGAGCCGAAACAGTGACGATGAAGCATCTTGAAAATGCCAGAGATAAGGTACTTATGGGACCGGAGCGAAAATCTCGCCTGCCGGACGAGGAGGCCAACAAAATTACGGCGTATCACGAAGGAGGACATGCTATTGTTGCCTACTATACAAAG GAGTCCCATCCCCTGCATAAAGTAACAATCATGCCGCGAGGACCATCGCTCGGCCACACAGCTTACATCCCGGAGAAGGAGCGTTATCACGTCACCAAGCAACAACTGCTGGCCATGATGGACACGATGATGGGTGGCCGAGCGGCTGAGGAACTTATTTTCGGAGCCGACAAAATCACGTCCG GTGCGAGCAGCGATCTGAAACAGGCGACTTCCATCGCGTCGCACATGGTCCGCGACTGGGGTATGTCGGAGAAAGTTGGTCTGCGCACCATCGAATCATCCAAAGGTTTTGGCGCCGCCCCGGAGGTCCTGTCTCCATCCACCGTGGAAGGCGTCGacaacgaaatcaagaaaatttTAAACGACAGCTACGAGCGGGCCAAGACGATCCTCAAGCAGCACGCCAAGGAACACAAAGCGCTGGCAGAAGCGCTGCTCAAGTACGAAACGCTAGACGCCGAAGACATCAAGGCTATTCTCGGTGGAGAGAAGATGCCGGTGGAAGAACACTAA
- the LOC134213267 gene encoding ATP-dependent zinc metalloprotease YME1L isoform X3, with the protein MFTVNTHQHQLLFHLSQITPRHSNIALKKQNRHHVANAPGKEASFLAQQDPFLPRLKQSLVKFYTDSFRQSIEEPQSAPACEMFELKLPRRIERSLQKHFSNIQVLTSSREDVPWSISLTPKARKGCREPPQQETVSFSGQTVKQIVRSLLTQNGGAYHNLAWVQQRGFKTVRSVSAEQKRNPGLFTRVKDTLAAPAPQISHKYEPVPFNAQTISPQQYSEPFNKLLNEVNDPTIPDEQKQRLKIAFAEGYLTATHPDHANRSGKAMRYLKVLQQLLIIVVFIGIFISLFVSTNGSVFSRIQIGNQVEVDPEDISVTFEDVKGCDEAKQELKEVVEFLKNPDKFSNLGGKLPKGVLLVGPPGTGKTLLARAVAGEAGVPFFHAAGPEFDEVLVGQGARRVRDLFKAAKERAPCVIFIDEIDSVGAKRTNSVLHPYANQTINQLLSEMDGFQQNEGVIVLGATNRRDDLDQALLRPGRFDVEVVVPTPDFTGRKEILTHYLSKILSKEINVDQLARGTTGFTGADIENMVNQAALRAAIDGAETVTMKHLENARDKVLMGPERKSRLPDEEANKITAYHEGGHAIVAYYTKESHPLHKVTIMPRGPSLGHTAYIPEKERYHVTKQQLLAMMDTMMGGRAAEELIFGADKITSGASSDLKQATSIASHMVRDWGMSEKVGLRTIESSKGFGAAPEVLSPSTVEGVDNEIKKILNDSYERAKTILKQHAKEHKALAEALLKYETLDAEDIKAILGGEKMPVEEH; encoded by the exons ATGTTTACAGTAAACACACATCAGCAC CAACTGCTGTTTCATCTCTCGCAAATCACACCGCGCCATAGTAATATCGCTTTGAAGAAGCAAAACAGGCACCATGTTGCCAATGCGCCAGGAAAGGAAGCATCCTTTCTGGCCCAACAGGATCCGTTTCTGCCAAGACTGAAGCAATCACTGGTGAAATTCTACACTGACAGCTTCCGGCAGTCGATCGAAGAACCTCAGTCGGCGCCCGCATGTGAAATGTTCGAGCTTAAACTACCTCGTAGGATTGAGCGTAGTCTTCAGAAACACTTCAGCAATATTCAGGTGTTAACCAGCAGCCGTGAGGACGTTCCCTGGAGCATAAGTCTTACGCCTAAGGCGCGTAAAGGATGTCGGGAACCGCCACAGCAGGAGACCGTCAGCTTCAGTGGTCAGACGGTCAAGCAGATTGTGCGCAGCTTGCTGACGCAGAACGGTGGCGCCTACCACAATCTAGCGTGGGTACAACAGCGCGGTTTTAAAACGGTTCGATCCGTTAGTGCAGAGCAGAAGAGAAATCCTGGACTGTTCACGCGAGTTAAGgatacgttgg CTGCACCGGCTCCGCAGATTTCCCACAAATATGAACCGGTTCCGTTCAATGCCCAAACGATCAGCCCTCAGCAGTACAGCGAACCGTTCAACAAGCTGCTGAACGAAGTCAATGACCCCACGATACCGGACGAACAGAAGCAACGGTTGAAGATCGCGTTCGCCGAGGGCTATCTCACGGCGACCCATCCGGACCATGCGAACCGTTCCGGCAAAGCGATGCGCTATCTGAAGGTCCTGCAGCAGTTGCTGATCATTGTCGTGTTCATCGGGATCTTCATCAGCCTGTTCGTCTCGACCAACGGGTCCGTTTTTAG TAGAATACAAATCGGCAACCAGGTCGAGGTGGACCCGGAGGACATCTCGGTGACGTTTGAGGACGTTAAGGGTTGCGACGAGGCCAAGCAGGAACTGAAGGAGGTGGTCGAGTTCCTGAAGAACCCGGACAAGTTCAGCAACCTTGGCGGAAAGTTGCCGAAGGGTGTCCTGCTGGTGGGTCCACCCGGCACGGGAAAAACACTACTGGCACGGGCCGTGGCCGGCGAAGCTGGGGTTCCCTTTTTCCACGCGGCCGGGCCGGAGTTCGACGAGGTACTCGTCGGGCAGGGAGCGCGTCGAGTGCGCGATTTGTTTA AGGCAGCCAAGGAACGGGCTCCGTGCGTTATTTTCATCGACGAAATTGACTCGGTTGGTGCCAAGCGTACCAACTCCGTGCTGCATCCGTATGCCAATCAGACAATAAATCAGCTGTTATCGGAAATGGACGGCTTCCAGCAGAACGAAGGAGTTATTGTGCTGGGAGCGACGAACCGCAGGGATGATTTGGATCAAGCTCTGCTGAGACCGGGTCGTTTTGACGTGGAAGTGGTAGTTCCGACGCCGGACTTTACCGGACGGAAGGAGATCCTCACGCACTATTTGAGTAAGATCTTGAGCAAAGAGATCAATGTTGATCAACTGGCCAGGGGTACGACCGGTTTCACGGGAGCGGATATTGAGAACATGGTCAACCAGGCTGCTTTGAG AGCCGCTATCGATGGAGCCGAAACAGTGACGATGAAGCATCTTGAAAATGCCAGAGATAAGGTACTTATGGGACCGGAGCGAAAATCTCGCCTGCCGGACGAGGAGGCCAACAAAATTACGGCGTATCACGAAGGAGGACATGCTATTGTTGCCTACTATACAAAG GAGTCCCATCCCCTGCATAAAGTAACAATCATGCCGCGAGGACCATCGCTCGGCCACACAGCTTACATCCCGGAGAAGGAGCGTTATCACGTCACCAAGCAACAACTGCTGGCCATGATGGACACGATGATGGGTGGCCGAGCGGCTGAGGAACTTATTTTCGGAGCCGACAAAATCACGTCCG GTGCGAGCAGCGATCTGAAACAGGCGACTTCCATCGCGTCGCACATGGTCCGCGACTGGGGTATGTCGGAGAAAGTTGGTCTGCGCACCATCGAATCATCCAAAGGTTTTGGCGCCGCCCCGGAGGTCCTGTCTCCATCCACCGTGGAAGGCGTCGacaacgaaatcaagaaaatttTAAACGACAGCTACGAGCGGGCCAAGACGATCCTCAAGCAGCACGCCAAGGAACACAAAGCGCTGGCAGAAGCGCTGCTCAAGTACGAAACGCTAGACGCCGAAGACATCAAGGCTATTCTCGGTGGAGAGAAGATGCCGGTGGAAGAACACTAA